TTTTTTATTTTCACAGGTACTGTCATGCACTCAGAATCTTCTTCGAATAATGCATTTTTTATATTGGAACAGCATATATAAAAAATCCTGTCTCCGCACCAAAATTCTCCTGCGCTTGACTTTAGTGGAATTTCAGATTCAGGGTTATTTACAAGCTTTTCAATATTTATATTTAAGTGTTTTTCAGTTTCTCCGGCCTCAAAAATAACAGAGCCTGTTACAGCACCGTTAAAATGCTCAGACTCCAATGCACTGCCAGGATATACTTCATAATCAAATGAAACAGTTTTATAGCTTGAATTGCTCAGCTTAAATTTTATCACAGCTGTCTTTTCTGTTTCATAATCCGCATATATGGGATTATTTATTTCATATGTAACCCTGGTATCAAAATCTATATCTGATGGAGATATTGAATAACTTTCACTTACATCTGAATAAACTGCTATTCCTCTTGTGTTAATCTGATTAAACAGAGAATTTAATGATGCTTCATACTCAGATTGCGGAACATACGATTGATCGCCTCCACTTTCGTAATCGTTTTCACTGTACGCATATACTGGGAGTGAGCTGATAAAAATACACATGGACAAAATAAAACTTATAATTCGATTAACTTGTTTCATGTTACACCTCATTGATATTTCCCTCCATAAAATAATCCGCATAACATTATCAAAACTTCAGAGCTAAGGCTTCATTTGGTTAAGCACCATATTAACCAGCCTCATACCATATGATGAAAGCTGAAACATTCCTTTTTTCAAGCACCAGTCATATAACACTCCACGTATACATGTTGTTAAAAATGACATAATTTCTTCTGTTTCCAATTCATCGGTAATCTCTTTTTTTATCTTGGCTTCCTCAATCAAGACTCTGAGCTGTTTATAATATTCCCTTTCCGGCGAAATGATAAAACGCTCTGTATTTAGATCCTTAATCTGTGACGAATACATAACTGAAAGAAATTCAAGTCCAACTTCGTTTTCCATAAAATAAAAAACAAAATTAATTAGGGAAAATATTTTTTCCATAGTGTCTTTACATTTTCTATCTGTCTGAGCAAATTTTTCGTAAGCCTCGTCAGCAAATGGAATCATGCCGGAAATCAAACTTTCCTTTGTTTTAAAGTGAGTATAAAACCCACCTTTTGATGAATTTGCTTCCTTGATTATCTCGTCTACTGTTACACTGTTGTACCCTTTTTCGGCAAAAAGTTTTCTTGCACAATCAATAATCCTTTTTTTAGTTTCATTTGCTTGTTTTGTTCTCTTATTCAAATTTTTCCTCCTTTTTATACAGACCAAAGTCACAGACTATAGTCTGTGCAAATATTGTATACTTTGAAGATAGTAATGTCAACTACTTTTGCGTACAGAAACCCCAAAAGATAAACTTAATCAATTAATCATGCAATTATTTATATATCATTTGTACAACTTGACATATGATATTTTAAGCTGTATTCTATTTAGTAAACAAGCTGTTCATAACAAGCACAGCCGTTTTTTATTTATTAAACAAACATTGTTTAACTTTACAAAATAAGGCGGATATAAACTAAATGGATAATTTTTTGAATATTATGAAGGCAATTTCAGATGAAAACCGTTTAAAAATTATAGAACTTCTGATTGAGTATGATTTTTGCGTAGGAGCGCTTGCACGTCAACTTAATATATCGGAAGCTGCTGTTTCTCAGCACCTTAAAGTATTGAGAAATGCAGGTATCGTATCAGGTGAAAAAAGAGGTTACTACACTCATTATGATGTAAATAAAAATTTACTTATAAAAGTCTCTCAGAAAATAACCAAGCTAGTCTCCTGCGATATTGAGCGCAAGGGCTGCCTCCAGCATCTTACGGGTGATCACCAATACTGTGAGAATGAAAAGAATCCATCAAAAAAGTAAAAAATTTTATAATAAAATAAATATTATATTGTGCTATAATATAATAAATTATTAATAATTGGAGGGCGTTTAATGATAATCGATAACAACCCGAAAGAAAAAGAAGCTTTAGAAGCGCACAGAAGAGGAGATCGTTCTCTTTACAAAAAACTTCAAGATGAATTTGTTGCAGAAGTAAAAGAAAGTCTTGGAAAAGAAGATCATTGTAGTTGTAAGGAGCCTTGCAAATATCACGGCAAATGCATTGAATGCGTTGCAATACACAGAGCTCACGGAGATCATCTACCGAACTGCTTCAGAAACATAATTAATGAAAGAATAGAAAATCTTTCAGCATTGACAGAACACAGTTTTAAAACAAGCCTTCCTGAGGATGTGATTGAATAATAACAAAAAAGGTTTAAGGATTTCCCTTAAGCCTTTTAAATATGTTTACATATTTTTATTTTATGTTGACTTCATATCGTTCATTTTTTTCTTCATTAGACGCAATAATACTATAGCTCTCGCAGTCTTCATATATTTCGTAAATAAGGTAGCCTATTTCACTTATACCCGGTGATAATTTTCTTTTTTCAATATGGTTGTTTATATTTCCAATAGTGTTAGGATACGGATAAAATTCACGACCGCTTTTATCTTCCAGTTTCAAATCAGGTATATATTCAAACTCTTTATCTGTTGTATTCTTAAGTTCTAATACAACTAATACAAATTTAAACCCATCTGTCGCATACGCCGTTGAACCGTAATATGAGCTGATTAACTTGTCTTCTTCGGCACCTCTTATTTTTAAATCAAATGTTTCTAGAGCAATTTCATCGCCAATTTGTTTAGTTATGCGAACAGTTTCAACTTCAGATTTTGAAGAATAGGTGCAAGCCGACAGACTTATAATAAGAAATGCAACCAAAATGCAACATATGAAATAGCTAATGTATTTGTAAATCTTCCCAGTAAGCAAAAATTTTGTAACCATGTTCTCTTTCTCCACATATTAGACTATGTATTGCCCGTATAAATTGATGCTGTACTTATAACCATCCATTTAAAGAATGTTCTGGTACTAACATATAGACATCTATAATTGTCAATTCTCAAAGTATTTTTTGAACCCATTCCCATTCCAGGCACCAAAATCCTGCCTGCATATCAGGAAATAGTAAGTCTCCCTGATCCTTGACAAGATTGTCATAGCGAAACAAGTTATTCCAGCTTCTTGTCAGTTCGCCTTTCAGCTGAGGATAAAACGGTGTAAGGAACACATTTCCTTCATAGTCCACTCCATGCTGAACAAGCTTTTGATTATATGAATCTTCTTCTTGTTGGTTTTTTCCTATATATCGTAAATTCAAGCGCTTGTTCCAGTCAATCATTCTAAAAAATACTACCTTTTCCACGGGTACATGAAGCTGCAAAATTTGACACCCGCTATGCTTCTCAATGTATTTCGGATCACCATATCCCCAAACAGCCGACTCTGCTTCAACGGGTCTGGAAACAATTTTCTCAGCATTTGATACATACCATTTGTAAGCATCAACAAATGTCGTGGCAACTTCGCCGTACTTTTCTTTAATGAATTTCATTTTTGCGGTATGGTGTCCATTTTTTTTCAATTGTTCTAAAACGTTTTCGGTTTGTATAGTATAAAGAGTTACTTTTCTATCTTTGTTATCCATTCTTTTTTCAACTCCCATAATGTTCCTACACGAACAGGGCTTAAGGTAATACTTTCATCAAAAATCCTGTCCCAGCTTTTTATAATTTTTTTCTTAATTATCGGAAAAAACGGTGACATATATGCTGAACAATCGTTTGTTCCGTAGCTGCTAAGCATCTTGTCGTGCTCCCTCTGATCAGCCCTGTCTTTTGGTATATAGCCATAATTTACAATTCGTCCCCATTTTTCAATATCTACTGTAATAAGATCTTCTTCATTCACTTCAATTTCCAGCAATACATTTCCTTCACTGTTCGGTATTTTTTCGCTTTCCTTTAAAGATACCCAAATAGGATATTCCGCATCATCAGGCACAGGCGCAATTTCTTCAGCTGCCTTGCGATACCAATTATAAACATCAAAGTATAGCTGTGCGTGGTCCTCCATCTTCTGCTGTATGTATTCCCTTTTCACAATATAGCGTCCATTTTTATCTAAATCACCTAAAATATTAGCATTTTGCTTCGTCCATACCCTTACCTTGCTTCCCATGTATACACTCCTTCCAGCAACATTAATTGATAATATTATAACAAACAATAGAATAGGCGTCAATGATTCAAGGTACAACTATAATATTAAGAAGTCCATAAAATCAATAATTATTTATGCATAAATTTAAAGTGTATTTAATATATTACTACAAAATGAAAGGAGTTATACATATATGAACAAAAAGATTACAACTTTGCTTGTGAGCATTTTAATTCCTCTTACAGTCGGTCAAATTTCTGCAATGCTTACACAAAACGGCTTATCCTCTTTTAGCCAAATCAATATGCCTGCATTAATGCCGCCTTTTTTTATTTTCCCCATCGTTTGGACAATTTTATATATACTGATGGGCATATCATCATACATAGTCTTTACTTCACACAGCCATTACAAAAAATCCGCATTACAGTGGTATTTTGTACAACTGTTTTTAAATTTTATGTGGTCCATAATTTTTTTCAATCTTCAAAATTACTTAATGTCTTTCATTCTGCTTCTAGTCCTTATAGCCTGCATTATTATAATGATTGTACAATTTTATAGAGTAAAGCCAATAGCAGCATATTTGCAAATACCTTATCTTCTATGGTGTATATTTGCAGCGTACTTAAATTTTCAAATTATAATATTGAATTAATTATTCATCACATATTCTGCTAAAATATTAATGCATGGATATGCATATTATAAACAGACAAAAAGACTATGTTTCCACTTTAAAGGGTACTATAGTCTTTTATCAATTAGCAATATCACATATAACTATCAATATCAGGAAACATAGCTATGCTTCGCTCTAATATTCCCTGCATGTATGCAATCAAAATTCCATAGTTTGTAAACGGAACCTTCATGTCCTCTGAGCATTTTTGGCGGTACTTCATCTCCCTATCGTTAATCATACAGCCTCCGCAGTGA
Above is a window of Sedimentibacter sp. MB35-C1 DNA encoding:
- a CDS encoding DUF3841 domain-containing protein, whose translation is MGSKVRVWTKQNANILGDLDKNGRYIVKREYIQQKMEDHAQLYFDVYNWYRKAAEEIAPVPDDAEYPIWVSLKESEKIPNSEGNVLLEIEVNEEDLITVDIEKWGRIVNYGYIPKDRADQREHDKMLSSYGTNDCSAYMSPFFPIIKKKIIKSWDRIFDESITLSPVRVGTLWELKKEWITKIEK
- a CDS encoding DUF3841 domain-containing protein gives rise to the protein MDNKDRKVTLYTIQTENVLEQLKKNGHHTAKMKFIKEKYGEVATTFVDAYKWYVSNAEKIVSRPVEAESAVWGYGDPKYIEKHSGCQILQLHVPVEKVVFFRMIDWNKRLNLRYIGKNQQEEDSYNQKLVQHGVDYEGNVFLTPFYPQLKGELTRSWNNLFRYDNLVKDQGDLLFPDMQAGFWCLEWEWVQKIL
- a CDS encoding TetR/AcrR family transcriptional regulator — translated: MNKRTKQANETKKRIIDCARKLFAEKGYNSVTVDEIIKEANSSKGGFYTHFKTKESLISGMIPFADEAYEKFAQTDRKCKDTMEKIFSLINFVFYFMENEVGLEFLSVMYSSQIKDLNTERFIISPEREYYKQLRVLIEEAKIKKEITDELETEEIMSFLTTCIRGVLYDWCLKKGMFQLSSYGMRLVNMVLNQMKP
- a CDS encoding TspO/MBR family protein, producing MNKKITTLLVSILIPLTVGQISAMLTQNGLSSFSQINMPALMPPFFIFPIVWTILYILMGISSYIVFTSHSHYKKSALQWYFVQLFLNFMWSIIFFNLQNYLMSFILLLVLIACIIIMIVQFYRVKPIAAYLQIPYLLWCIFAAYLNFQIIILN
- a CDS encoding helix-turn-helix transcriptional regulator — encoded protein: MDNFLNIMKAISDENRLKIIELLIEYDFCVGALARQLNISEAAVSQHLKVLRNAGIVSGEKRGYYTHYDVNKNLLIKVSQKITKLVSCDIERKGCLQHLTGDHQYCENEKNPSKK
- a CDS encoding LPS biosynthesis protein, which encodes MIIDNNPKEKEALEAHRRGDRSLYKKLQDEFVAEVKESLGKEDHCSCKEPCKYHGKCIECVAIHRAHGDHLPNCFRNIINERIENLSALTEHSFKTSLPEDVIE